GAATAAGGAACATAACGTGTGATacatgtttattatttatttttcctttatttcaggCTAGTCAAGTGAGTGTAAATTGGCATAATGCATCGTTACAGATAACTAGACTGCTGGATTTACATCCTCAAAAGTGTAGCAGCTGGATCTTTTTTCTGTATCAGTATATCAGGGTAATGTCTCACATTTAGCATTAGAACAATAATCCCCATGATTCCCACATGTTGTAGCTTTCTTTTGAACTCTGTAACTGATGCGTGTTTGTTATGTGACCAGCTGAAGGTGACAGACTACCATGTGAAGTGTTCAGTGGTTTCCCGCTATGCTGTCACTACAATCCAGAGTTCAGTGTTGAACCAGCTCCCCGTCATGAAGGAGGCAGCGTTTGAGGTCGACCTGCCGGCCTCAGCTTTCATCTCCAACTTCACAATGTAAGTCTGTCCAACGCAGCCAAGCCTtacactttctttctttctttactgtAATAACAAGTGTTTAGCAGAGTATAAATATACGTACCATCATTGTAGAACTGTATGAAGTCACTTCTTGTCTCACTCACTGTGCTTTAGATAAttcattattggtaaaaaaaaaaaaaaaaatgacatcaaAGGTCCAAAGCTATCAGATCACAAGTTTTAAATTTGAAAGACAATGATTATttcttacgacggagtattagggccaaactaagacaaaaaaaaattggaaataaagtcataatttaatgagaataaagtcgtacaattacgagaataaagtcatactgttgcgagaataaagtcgtaatattatgagaataaagtcgtaatattatgagaataaagtcgtaatattatgagaataaagtcgtaatattatgagaataaagtcgtaatattacgacaataaagtcgtaatattatgagaaatctaacaggaagagcttcttctccctgtgttaaaatgaggaactttgagcatcttgtgaagttatattaacaatatatttaatattacgactttattctcgtaatattacgactttattctcataatattatgactttattctcgtaattttatggctttattctcgtaatttccttttttttgtcttagtttggccctaatactccgtcgtaatttcttgcctgttaaaaaaaaaaatcatatttataGTAAGTACATTTCTCCTTGACAGGCAGCGTTcacaaataaagtttaagaGGAATTatgccaagaaaaaaaagaaaaagtttaatTCCGGTGTGATGGAGATTCTTGATTTGATTGCTAAGAAGGGTTTAAACCACTTTCCTTTAAAAtgctaaatataaatataaaacaaatatgTGGGCATTGCCGGGGCTGGATTTGGGAGCGgaaggaggtcaggaggagggaGAACGTAAGGCCAGATGAATGCCAGGCTTTAGAAACAGTACCGGTAGTCAGAAAGTTAATAGAGAAAATGACAGAAGTTTGCCCTCTCCCCCTTTTCTCCCCCACAGAGTTCACCAGGGAAACCTGCTGGcttacaaatacaaaatacacaCATGACTGCATCCTCTGTATGTTTGCATAGTTGGATGTAAATTTAGATGTATAAACTATATGTGAGTTTGGAGTTTGAACTGCTTTTTATAGCATAACTtcacatttctctttttttttgttactctTTCACCTCCTTTTTCATAGACACACTGAGAACCTACCGTGACATCTGCATATCACAAAATACCCAGAGGGAAATAGCTGTGGTGTACATATTGCATTAGTTCTTTGGCATTTCTGTAAGAACTCTCTGTTCTGTGTGTAGGTCACTGATGTTCCGTCACTCCCTCGGCCCCTCAGCCAGTCACGTACAAATACAAGGACCTCCACTTTCCACCCTCATGTTGTTCTACCCCATGTCTCACACAAGGCTTCACCTCAAACCTATTGGTTTATTTTAGTTACACATTGATATTTTTTTCAGACATATTTGCTCAAAAGGCATGACCTTGAATTTGCATTTTTTCACATGACATCAGTGATTGCCAAAGTGTATCTAGTGCACCCCAATGAACTGAATCCCActtttagggccaatcccaatacaccccctactttctaccactacccctaaaaattaAGCCACAcattttagggcccttgtaatcttccctgggccctgtcccaatactcccactactcctacttttcagcactacccctaaattttgctgctacgtcactgcgtggtttatgttcgggtacgtaagcgactgcgtagttacgtttgcacaaacgtcacaccatatcaggaagcccagagataaaagctgttttaatttcagctgtactgctgttaatatgccactttattaagttttaatattttttcaagcgtaaaagtaaccgttaagatccccaacctgggctcagtttatccaaataacggctcgggagctgattaatggttctgtgttaaatcgacgcagaccctacggcgtagggtacggtgtagggtacggtgtagggtacggtgtacggagcgcgtcgctgcgtaacctacgccgtaggctctgcgttggtgtaacgcggaaccataaatcagcctttattctggcgaggtttgaaaaagacttcgcaacaacgagcaagcgagtgattatatacattcactgagtgaatattatgaaagtaaaatatatatttctcgctagaaatgtaatcaaaacgcattcttatgcagaaactaactcaaaatattgattttattcacaaaaaaataagaaatgtccgccatgttttttttttattcagtctgcaaatgatgatgtaaagcattctgggaaatttttctgtccctagatcagcgagtcagcatctgaaatccctcgatccgtagggacagattcatagccactaccctcgttttctgcactccccctagatgaaaagaggaattgagacaccactaccctgacgggaacgcgcaaaatgtaggggtagtgctgaaaagtaggactgggggggattgggactgggccttaacACCTCTTTGACTGAGATTTTCCGGGTGTAGCACACAGGAACATTCCCATGGAGTGACATCGGTATGTAAGATCCCTCTTCATAAATACTGTTTTCAAAGGGAAAAGACACTTTTCCTGTCATCTTTTATAACCTCCACTCATCCTTCACATGGTAGGAACTCCATCTGTAAACAAGGATTATGTCAGTTTGTGAAACAGCTTTTTGACTCCTGTGGAGTAAAATAAAGTAACAACTCTATACAGACTGTAACAAAATGTGGCTACTGTAAGTGACACAGAGAGttgtttcttctttctttttcctcatttCATCAGCACCTCCAATGGTAAAGTGTACGTGGCTGAAGTGAAGGAAAGAGCTGCGGCCAGGAAAATGTATGATGCTGCTAAGAAGCAAGGAAAAACAGCTGGACTGGTCGCTACAAAGTCAGTTTTTCTTTAGTGACCACATGAATGTTTTGCATGTTCAGCTTCCAATGTTGTACAATGTTTGCTCACATTATTGTTTTCCTAATGTTAgactgggcccccccccccaccttgtACTTTGTTGTGTTGCAGAGAAAGGGAAATTGAGAAGTTCCGTGTGGCTGTGAGTGTGCCATCAGGAGCCCGGATGTCCTTCTTCCTCTCTTACGAGGAGTTGTTGGTCCGTCGGCTCGGCCGCTACGAGCTGGGTTTAGGTCTGAGGCCTGGACAGCTTGTGCAGAACCTTACATTAGATGTCAGGATCTCAGAGAGGACAGACCTCAGTTTTATTAAGGTGCTACCGCTCAAGACAAGCCGACTGCTCTCAAACACTGCTCAAGGTACAATCTGGTGCTGTGATTAGCAAGGATGTAGTTTACTGTGCTACTTTCATATTAGAAAAAAAGGACTAGTCTCATACCGTGAAACAAAGTATGCCAGTTATTCTACCAGGTACCACCTTCTACCCTGTGAACTAAGAGGAATAAATGCGAAACCTTCTAGAAAGACTGTAAAagctcaaaataaaacaatataataaATGTATACAGGATCATCCACAACAGGTCAAATTTACAAGCTCATTTGAGAATTTTCAAAATacaataatttgttttcttaatgGGCAGCATAGCGGATTGATTGTTACCACTGTTCCCTTAAAGCTAAAAGGTTGATGGTTTGAATCCTGTGtgcagtttgcatgttctctctgCGCTTGTtctgaggtttcttcagaacagtcaagggtctgttatggtgttccgcagggttcagtgctagggccaatcttgttcagtttatacatgcagcccttgggaagtataatccagaatcacggcatacactttcattgttatgctgatgatacacatctctatttgtctatgaagatgaaacagaagcgttagctaaacttcaggcatgtcttggggacatcaaggactggattttttataatatataaataataataatatttgtaataatccgtgtatatatcacgaaaACGGATCCCaataggtacaatatccgtggtgctcacacggaattttaccactttccgtgctggtgccacggaaaatagtggtgagaagtcgtgggcatttcacagatttttgtgagatcaggttggtccccccttatgagccaggtcctgctcaaggtttcttccctcttaaaggggtgTTTTAACATgcaattgtttatgtaatagttgctcaggggtcatgttctgggtctctggaaagcctctagagacaacttgtattgtaatagacactatatcaatacaatttgaaatgaattgaacTGTATACGGAAAGAGTCTCAGCAAAATTGTCCCCAGTtccccttctttttctttcaacatatctttttttcacttttatgtGCCACGTGTATGTATGTGTCTTATTCTGCGATGCTTACTCTATTGCTCTCCACCATATTTTGTCTGCTCTGCTAAACTTGGTTCACTGTGGATATTTCTCCATAATTCACATGTAATGATGAGCCACCCTGTGTGGGCTTCCCTGGTTATACACAGAGCAGACTGAGGTAGAGAAGAGGAGACGAGGGTCAAGAGAAGTAAAGATCACTACATTTAAAATCTCATCACTCATCACAGAACTGCAATGAAGAAAAAATCCCAACAATGTTTGATAAATCTTAattatatagtttattttgcaAATGGTCcagtgagtgtttttttttttcctgttttgaaAAAATACATTGATTTATAGAATGACACTAGCCTTTCATTTGTGTTAGCAGCAGGCCTGGTATCTGCGCAGCTGCAGGGAAACAATGGAGAGGAAAACCAGGTCTACTTTGGATATTCATAGATATGTTCATCCTCTAAAACTGAATGACACAAAGCAGTCTATTATATCCCCCAGTCTTTTCACTTGAAAAGTGCAACTACTTTTTTGGGCATTTCCTTTAACCATGCTGACATTTTACCATGTGCTGATGATGTGCAAGATAAATGTGATTATCTCACAAAATTCATCAAGCAACAATCAAAAAACAATCAAGTACTTCCCAAAATGTCAGACTATTCGTTagttcgttcgtttttatttattccgaacatgtataaaaaaaaaacaagaaaaaaagatgagagaaacaaacacaggttacattccaccacatagagaaaaaaaaacatatcaaaacacatatttcagttacatgttggaaaaggagtgggaggaagtataaacttatttaatcacaccccctttccacaactaaacatacattatatgcctgtatttactttttatactatacactaatttgtataaatatatatcatttttacaaaaataacctgtttaataccaaatgtaaactctatcataaatatgatataactatgatataaatacaaTATGACTATGCtataaatataactatgatataaatataatacgtacatctatacaaacatacaaagacaacatgataaatagcaaaacacacacagctgctgatctttaaacacagtcttcacttttaatatatgtctttatatttcttcttaaattgttttatgtttgtacattcttttaactccaaattcaaatcattccacagtttaattccacaaactgatacacaaaaacttattttgttgtacacacaaataaagatttgaagtttaggtttccccttaaattataactcccttccctcccaatgaataatttctaaatgttatccggtagcgaatgattttttattttatttttttttgcattttcgtcaatgaaaatgttgactattattattgtttagaACATTACTGTTGCTTGAATGTGACCATGTGTATTACTTAACCACAGGTGAAACAAACGCCCCTGCGTCCACTCAGGTCAAGCATAACGCTGGTTGTGCTGGAGTTCAGTACAGTCCTTCTCTGCAGCAGCAAAAGAGCATTTCCCCCAAAGGTCTCAATGCCGACTTCGTCATTCAGTATGACGTAGACCTCAAAGACCTCTTGGGTGATGTCCAGGTTGGTAGCATTTCATTTCTGGCTTGTCGTGTTCAATTGAGTATGCCTATTATGAGaaaaatgtacaggactgtctcagaaaattagaatattgtgattttgtgtaatgcaattacaaaaacaaaaatgtcatacattctggattcattacaaatcaactgaaatattgcaagccttttattattttaatattgctgatcatggcttacagtttaagaaaactcaaatatcctatctaaaaaaattagaatattctgggaatcttaatcttaaacttatTGTGATAAAgaaaactttatcacaatattccaactttctgagacagtcctgtatttcttTTTGGCATAAATGAATGCTTGACTCCAGCTGTCTCTCCCCTTTCAGGTGTATGACGGCTACTTTGTGCATTACTTTGCACCCAGAGGGCTTCCCGTGGTTCCCAAGGATGTTATATTTGTCATTGATGTCAGTGGCTCAATGATAGGTACCAAGATAAAGCAGGTAAAGTGAACTACATGCATGGACAATAACAATAACTGCAGAAACTGcaagagaaaaatgaaaagaagaagaagcagaaaccATGTTTTGCCTGCGATAGATAATGTTTTCTGCTCAAGAAAAAGTGGATCAATAATTCCACTGGTTTCTGTCAGTAGACCAAACAGGCCATGACCACCATCCTTGGGGACCTTAGAGAAGGAGACCATTTCAACATTATTACTTTCTCAGACAAGATTCACACTTGGAGGAAAGGTCGAACAGTGAGAGCGAATCGGCAGAATATTCGAGAGGCCACAGAGTTTGTGAGGCGGATTATTGCAGAAGGATGTGAGTTTGATATCTGATATTTTCCAAACTTTAGCATTGCTGTCAactttttaatttgtaattAACCACTAACTGTCTCAATATTTGTGTCAGGGACCAATATCAACGCAGCTTTACTTTCAGCTGCACAACTTCTCAACCCGTCGTCCTCTGGATCCTCCAGCCAGCTCCCGTCTCGTCGTGTCCCTCTGGTTATTTTTCTCACTGATGGGGAAGCGACTATTGGAGTAACTTCAAGTGACACCATCCTTAATAATGCTAAGAAGGCACTGGGCTCAGTCTCACTCTTTGGCCTGGCCTTTGGGGACGATGCAGATTATCTTCTCCTGAAGCGTCTGGCTCTGGAGAACCGCGGCGTGGCCAGGATGGTGTACGAGGAGGCAGACGCCGCCTTGCAGCTGAAGGGCTTTTACGATGAGGTGGCAAGCCCTTTGCTGTCAGACATCCAGCTGTCTTACTTGGATGATCAGGCCTTTGACGTTAGCCTCTCCCTGTTTCCAAATTACTTCCAAGGGTCTGAGTTGGTTGTGGCAGGAAGGGTTAAACCAGGGGTCACAGATTTAAAGGTATCTTTGTCAGCCACTGATTCCAATCAACGCATGACATTGGAGAATAGTGTCCTTATTTCCAATATAAAAAGAAATGAGAGTACAGCTTTACTAGACTGCTCAGGAAGTTTAGAAGGGATCTCCAGCTTTGTGCAGCGTCTCTGGGCGTATTTCACCATCAAAGAGCTGTTATTGGCCAAACTGAATGCCACTGATCCTGCAACTCAAAGATTACTAACAGAGAAAGCCACCAATCTCTCTCTCAAATATAACTTTGTAACGCCTGTCACCTCGTTGGTTGTGGTTAAGCCGGATGCAGATGAAACAGCTGACGCTCCAACCACTGTAAAACCCACGACTACTGCCACGACAACCACAGTGACGACATCTACGGCCAACGCCAGAATATCAGCTGCCGATGGTACAAAAAGGCCCATCTCATCATTTAACCCCAGGCTTAACAAGTCAAAACCAGTGTTGCCTCAACCACCCTCAAATACccttaaactaaaaaaaaaaacattatcaaCTATGGTAACGGAAAAAGTGGTTTCACCAaccaagaaaacaacaacagcaacttTAAGTCCCAGTTCTAACAAAACTGACTCAGCAACATTCTCTGGAAAAAAGGCCACCGTCTCCCAAAATGAATCTAAAACAGCGTCTCTTCCACCAGTTCGAAAGATATCCAGTATTCTGCTGCATcatctaaaagcagcacagccTCCGGCATCTGGAAGACTTTCCACCCCTACGCCCACTGCCATGAAAACAACATTATCAGTGACTAGCCATATGCCAACATTTACTGCCAGCGCCTCGTTGCCACTCAGTTCATCCGGAACAAACCCTGCCCCCCCGTCCGGGAGAAGTTTTAACCAACCTCTCAGTTCTGTGAAGACGGCTAACCCCCCTGGTAAAGTTACAGAGTTGTCTTCAGCGGCAGAAACCAGCACCAGATCTTCTCCGGACCTTCATAAGTCTGACACTATCAGCCCAAACAAGCTGCTCTCTGCCCTGTCGTCTCCCGTCCTGGCCCCGGCTCCCACTGTGCAAGACCACCACGTAAACTCTGCTGCTGATCGCCACATGGCCACCCTGTTGTCAGCTACGTTTGCTCCTATGCCCGGTGTAGCACTGGGACCCCGACTGTGGGAAGCAGCGGAGCTTCTAGGTACGTTACACGGTTACGTGTCTTTACAGTGGAAAGCATTTTGCACTATGATAATAAAGATCTgcggcctcatttataaagcttgcttgcgcacgaaacagggcttgaaagatgcgcaagccaccttctacgcaaaggttgggatttagaaagaaaaaactaaccgaaaaatgtgcgtatctctatgccaaccctgaccctcaagcacgaacattttgaagatatggagaACTGgggacgcaggcggtgaggtggtgaaatgaagccagattcatgtcatacttttaatgtcatcacatatcagacttatagatccatctacacccaagccggtgttgTGCCGAGGTGTCCTAGCTcagcagaaaatactaccgtaccatccccgtttcttttatctcagtttctttttttttcaaaggctttttcatgcaaatggaCGATTTAaaagcaggaagtcagaatgtgctttacatagatctatgtgtacgacgcttcggcggaagaaaaaaaaaaagtcaaatcacgcttccacatagatattggcagATATCTACTTGacttgacagatgaaaataccctgtcagatcacgcttccacatagatacatgttgatgtctatgtggaagcgtgatctatgtggaagcgtgagctgacggggtattttcatctgtcaagtCATCCTACCTACATGGCGTGTCCGGGGTGCaggcaggacacgccgtgccggtgtcgtgccaaaaagtgattgcctgccagaatctgatttctcccctgaaaatgggcatttttacctgccaaaaaattgattgaaggccaaatacagttaatgaaaagttgtttctacataaatatgatttgatctcattcttgagcttcataatctgaaatctggcgttttagcgctatcgctcaacgggctgctgtgcgcgctcccgcggccagaaatcagattctggcaggcaatcacttgctttctttctgttagtgatgccactactgtgaccaccaaataatgtggttttcctgcctccacctcatccacaacatctccatctcagtctccgtgaaatttagtggcacggtggctcaacacgtctcattcatcctgacacagcagaaacagactgcaggtggcgctgcacatgctcagcaggctcatttatatgcaaatacagtcatcatgtagtttgcattgcccatttatggtagaaagtggccgtgtagagggcgggatatgaggcaaattcacctgcgcaaccttccagctggactgtgatttatagagagaacattgcgtgcagatgtgcgtgctaacggttttataaatcaggatttttttgtttgcacgCCATTTTCGTCTTTTGAGTGCatgtatgaatcctacacactcttttataaatgaggccccaggatgtTGAGATTGTGGAATTAAAACATTTGCAGTATCACTAACTGAATGCTCTTTGTTCCTCTCTTAGAAGTCCCTACTTCCATTCAGATTCAAGAAGGTAAAACTGAACTACCAATAAATCTCTCTTTTGAGATATTTTAAATACACTTTTTCACAAACTGAAAAAAGGTGATAAAAGGTAATTTATGTAGTTAGTAAATAGTTCAGCAGTTGAGAAATTATAATTTAATCATCTACGGTAGCTCATAACACTATCAGAATCACAGAATCTGAGAAGTCATGTGTTCACAAATGACAAGGCCAAACCCTGTCCTGAATGGCCGTGACATTGAGACATTGAGTTACTTTCATTTAGCAGTATAACaaacacatatatttattgagagTAAAATTaggtacattttctttttacctatttatatactgtctttaAATCTAATATCATTTAAGTGAGCCTCTTGTGTCTTACATAGTTTAACTGAAACCCTCATATTCAAttgtataaatgtttttttgttttccccaCAAAATCCTAAACCACAGAAAATGTGAAATTgtgattttatattttttttctttcctagaTGTTGAGCTTGTGAAAGGTAAGCAACTCTGGCTCATTATGCTTTGGTTTtaccattaaaacaaaaacccaATGATGATCAGCAGAATAGGCTCTCATTTCTTTCTAATCACTTCCCAGACTATGAGCTGACGTACGACTACGACTATGACACCAACTTTGAAGGCTGtaagttttctttgtttgtctGAGATTCTCTACATGAGTAACTCTTCAGGCCTGAGAAGTTTCATGTTAAAAGtgtttccctctttgtttcagGGGATGATAGAACCGATACAGGATCATTCGGTAGGTTACAGGATCTATTTCTGATATATTATACAGTTTGTGTCGAGAGAAACTGTATATAAAATGTGCGCTGCAGTACACATGTAGTCCTGTCGTTGGTTTCAGTGCATGGGAGTGAGGAGGACTGTCCTTTAGCTGAATGTCTTGTGCTTTTAGAATCTCCATCCAGAACTTTCAGGATCCTCTCATCATCAGGTCAAGGGTCTACATATTATTTATTTGCTTACTATTATTCAATCAGAGTTTATTGTGAGTAGTGTATTgagttttgttggttttgttgctTGCTTGTTGTAGCTGATGGAGATCCTCATTTTGTGGTCCAGCTGCCAAAGCTGCATCAGAACTTGTGTTTCACAGTAGACGGCAGAGCCAACGATGTTCTGAGACTGTTGGAGGACCCAGAGCAAGGTACGTGTATagccagtactccagttgtaaaaaaactcaggggggatggtggatttgatcatatggggacagataatttgtgctgattacaaataatataatatattacaaataatagcagtgaccaaaacacctgcagaaatactgcaggaatgacatagcagcagttaaatgcagccttctgtaagctttaaatatccactgggcttacatcaaatacatcaaaacacaacaataaaaaacacttttctgaacttatcaatatgactctgtccttcacaggataagtaacatggatcactgcaaaaactcacaatctttctagttaaaatgtctcattttagtaaaaaaaaaatctcattacacttaaaacaagactcatgactggaaaaaacaacaattttcacctgtttcatgtagattttcacttgaaataagtagaaaaatctgccagtggaacaagatttttttgcttgtaatgagaagataaatcttgttccactggcagatttttctacttatttcaagtgaaaatgtacttgaaacaggtgaaaattatcaaataagttatttttctgctgttatttttctggtgatgactctaaatgt
This is a stretch of genomic DNA from Cololabis saira isolate AMF1-May2022 chromosome 12, fColSai1.1, whole genome shotgun sequence. It encodes these proteins:
- the itih6 gene encoding inter-alpha-trypsin inhibitor heavy chain H6 isoform X3 — encoded protein: MYDAAKKQGKTAGLVATKEREIEKFRVAVSVPSGARMSFFLSYEELLVRRLGRYELGLGLRPGQLVQNLTLDVRISERTDLSFIKVLPLKTSRLLSNTAQGETNAPASTQVKHNAGCAGVQYSPSLQQQKSISPKGLNADFVIQYDVDLKDLLGDVQVYDGYFVHYFAPRGLPVVPKDVIFVIDVSGSMIGTKIKQTKQAMTTILGDLREGDHFNIITFSDKIHTWRKGRTVRANRQNIREATEFVRRIIAEGWTNINAALLSAAQLLNPSSSGSSSQLPSRRVPLVIFLTDGEATIGVTSSDTILNNAKKALGSVSLFGLAFGDDADYLLLKRLALENRGVARMVYEEADAALQLKGFYDEVASPLLSDIQLSYLDDQAFDVSLSLFPNYFQGSELVVAGRVKPGVTDLKVSLSATDSNQRMTLENSVLISNIKRNESTALLDCSGSLEGISSFVQRLWAYFTIKELLLAKLNATDPATQRLLTEKATNLSLKYNFVTPVTSLVVVKPDADETADAPTTVKPTTTATTTTVTTSTANARISAADGTKRPISSFNPRLNKSKPVLPQPPSNTLKLKKKTLSTMVTEKVVSPTKKTTTATLSPSSNKTDSATFSGKKATVSQNESKTASLPPVRKISSILLHHLKAAQPPASGRLSTPTPTAMKTTLSVTSHMPTFTASASLPLSSSGTNPAPPSGRSFNQPLSSVKTANPPGKVTELSSAAETSTRSSPDLHKSDTISPNKLLSALSSPVLAPAPTVQDHHVNSAADRHMATLLSATFAPMPGVALGPRLWEAAELLEVPTSIQIQEDVELVKDYELTYDYDYDTNFEGWDDRTDTGSFVHGSEEDCPLAECLVLLESPSRTFRILSSSADGDPHFVVQLPKLHQNLCFTVDGRANDVLRLLEDPEQGIIVDGHLTGAPSKPGAKGRTRTYFDQLTISSATGGSGDIMITLSLDAVVVEGEGRDILPINQQGSITRQGVMVTMDNHQSCWIKLAKGVQFLVLFHHYKHPSYLQMAHLGFYIKEGWGLSDSTQGLLGQFQHADMNVTAVMDQQHPAVHKSSKEETAASGILHWGSEEMLVTLQDKMLKDSLQKRHHGKCWVVPKAEIARLLGHSYETYVVNRV